A portion of the Chiroxiphia lanceolata isolate bChiLan1 chromosome 10, bChiLan1.pri, whole genome shotgun sequence genome contains these proteins:
- the SLC16A14 gene encoding monocarboxylate transporter 14, which translates to MYASREDIGYDFGDDSKVGSKPIKPNPNIDGGWAWMIVFSSFLVHILIMGSQMALGVLNMEWLEEFNQSRGLTAWVSSLSMGITLIVGPFIGLFISMCGCRLTAIIGGILNALGWILSAYASSVHYLFLTFGVTAGIGSGMVYLPAVVMVGQYFQKRRALAQGLSTTGTGFGAFLMTALLKYLCTEFGWRNAMFIQGAISLNLCVCGALMRPLSPKDLSEKSVVRSNSEDNQAKALSHSTETIKSNGVLSEEPEKKEEATNEEVLESAQHIEIGGSSGSGRNMYGLRLLKTVSQLTLTVRKGFALWYSSYFGAASLFTNRVFVAFIIWALFAYSSFVIPFIHLPEIVKQYNLSRQDNVFPLTSIIAIVHIFGKVILGIISDLPCISTWNVFLMANFTLVTCILTLPLIQTYVGLAVVCALIGFSSGYFSLMPVVTEDLVGTKHLANAYGIIICANGISALFGPPFAGWIYDITQKYDFSFYIAGLLYMVGIIFLLIQPCIQKKQPRQKSTEEAQV; encoded by the exons ATGTATGCTAGTCGAGAGGATATTGGGTATGATTTTGGAGACGACTCAAAAGTTGGAAGTAAGCCAATTAAGCCTAATCCAAACATTGATGGAGGATGGGCTTGGATGattgtattttcctctttccttgtgCACATACTTATCATGGGTTCCCAAATGGCCCTTGGAGTACTCAACATGGAATGGCTTGAAGAGTTCAATCAGAGCCGTGGCTTAACAGCGTGGGTCAGCTCCCTCAGCATGGGCATTACACTTATTGTAG GTCCTTTTATTGGTTTATTCATCAGCATGTGTGGGTGCCGCCTGACAGCTATAATTGGAGGGATATTGAATGCCCTGGGTTGGATCCTGAGTGCCTATGCCTCCAGTGTGCACTACCTCTTCCTTACGTTTGGAGTGACAGCCG gCATTGGAAGTGGCATGGTTTATCTGCCTGCAGTGGTCATGGTGGGGCAGtattttcagaagagaagagCACTTGCACAAGGGCTCAGTACCACAGGAACAGGATTTGGAGCTTTCTTAATGACTGCCTTACTGAAGTACCTCTGCACTGAATTTGGGTGGAGAAATGCCATGTTCATCCAGGGGGCCATCTCTCTGAACCTTTGTGTCTGCGGGGCACTTATGAGACCTCTCTCCCCCAAAGACCTGAGTGAAAAATCTGTAGTGAGAAGTAATAGTGAAGATAATCAAGCAAAAGCTCTGTCCCATTCTACAGAGACTATAAAATCTAATGGGGTCCTCAGTGAAGaaccagagaaaaaagaagaggcaACAAATGAAGAAGTGCTTGAGAGTGCTCAGCACATAGAAATCGGAGGTAGCTCTGGGAGCGGAAGGAATATGTATGGACTGCGCTTGCTTAAGACAGTGAGCCAGCTGACACTTACAGTCAGGAAGGGCTTTGCACTATGGTACTCCAGCTACTTTGGAGCTGCATCACTGTTTACCAATAGAGTATTTGTGGCCTTTATAATTTGGGCTTTGTTTGCCTATAGCAGCTTTGTCATTCCCTTTATTCATCTTCCAGAAATAGTCAAGCAGTACAACTTATCTAGGCAGGACAATGTATTTCCTTTGACATCCATTATAGCAATTGTTCATATTTTTGGTAAAGTGATCCTTGGAATCATCTCTGATCTCCCGTGCATCAGCACATGGAATGTCTTCCTTATGGCTAACTTTACCCTGGTCACCTGCATTCTTACTTTGCCACTAATACAAACATATGTCGGCCTGGCTGTGGTTTGTGCTCTAATAGGATTTTCCAGTGGCTATTTTTCTCTAATGCCTGTTGTGACTGAAGATTTAGTTGGAACTAAACACCTTGCAAATGCCTATGGGATCATCATTTGTGCCAATGGAATATCTGCATTGTTTGGACCACCCTTTGCAG GTTGGATCTATGACATCACACAAAAATAcgatttttctttttacatagCTGGCTTGCTATACATGGTgggaataatatttttacttataCAACCTTGTAttcaaaagaaacaaccaaGACAAAAATCTACAGAAGAAGCACAAGTATAG
- the FBXO36 gene encoding LOW QUALITY PROTEIN: F-box only protein 36 (The sequence of the model RefSeq protein was modified relative to this genomic sequence to represent the inferred CDS: substituted 1 base at 1 genomic stop codon) translates to MLRNYQVFISWYLILISSAFFLFLLPELWSLRSEFHQLRPGEIKESQEDFLMIHLFIGDDNKNYKFVVAYNGITYFGRHHLIESSSYLSFYKSVVTWVWFHFFSLYCLVPKFWNLWRDKYDFLERLPVPLLLYIISFLELEDIARLSQVSHRAGLVSVVLGRASCRIPGAAGTFRRQRAPGSRGTAGVTGNGEDPRERRERLRSCDSVLWETIVENLCDTITPEMKELAQEEGWKPFFTHRCPLQLQLXRRRQKQDVQNKQLNKGALFTETIVVRCGFAVYRVKHMDFFTEESRFF, encoded by the exons ATGCTAAGAAATTATCAAG TATTTATCTCATGGTACTTGATActcatttcttctgctttttttctttttcttcttccagaatTGTGGTCACTTAGGAGTGAATTTCATCAGTTAAGACCTGGAGAAATTAAAGAATCCCAGGAGGATTTTTTGATGATTCATCTCTTCATAGGAGatgataataaaaattacaaatttgtGGTGGCATATAATGGAATAACATA TTTCGGTAGACATCATCTTATTGAATCATCATCTTATCTGA GCTTTTACAAGTCTGTTGTCACTTgggtttggtttcattttttttccctgtactgTTTGGTGCCAAAGTTCTGGAATCTGTGGCGAGATAAGTATGACTTCCTGGAACGGCTTCCTGTCCCATTGCTCCTGTACATCATTTCCTTTCTGGAGCTTGAAGATATTGCCAGACTTTCTCAAGTTTCACACAG GGCGGGACTCGTTTCGGTTGTTTTGGGACGAGCCTCTTGCAGAATTCCCGGTGCTGCGGGGACGTTCCGCCGCCAGAGGGCGCCGGGCTCCCGGGGCACGGCCGGAGTCACCGGGAACGGGGAAGATCCGCGGGAACGGCGGGAGCGGCTGCGCTCC TGTGACAGTGTGCTATGGGAAACTATTGTGGAGAACTTGTGTGACACAATCACACCTGAAATGAAGGAGCTGGCACAGGAAGAGGGCTGGAAACCATTCTTCACACACAGATGTCCACTGCAGCTACAGCTCTGAAGGAGGAGACAGAAACAAGATGTTCAGAACAAACAACTGAATAAAGGTGCACTTTTCACTGAAACAATTGTTGTAAGGTGTGGGTTTGCTGTTTATCGGGTCAAACACATGGACTTCTTTACTGaggaaagcaggtttttttaa